From Anopheles arabiensis isolate DONGOLA chromosome 3, AaraD3, whole genome shotgun sequence, a single genomic window includes:
- the LOC120900070 gene encoding plasma membrane calcium-transporting ATPase 1 isoform X4: MATIDGRPAQYQITQKNLREIMEHRGREAVAKVNEYGGVGDICRKLYTSPNEGLSGSTADIDHRRETFGSNVIPPKPPKSFLTLVWEALQDVTLIILEIAAIISLLLSFYQPADDDEPVVQDEEEHYSWIEGLAILVSVFVVVVVTAFNDYSKEKQFRGLQSRIEGEHKFSVIRGGDAVQVNIGDIVVGDICQIKYGDLLPADGILIQSNDLKVDESSLTGESDHVKKNESTDPIVLSGTHVMEGSGKMVVTAVGVNSQAGIIFTLLGAAVDEHEAAAKQKKKEAKKAKKAAGAKDEITNNSHGHPQGIRSQTTVDSITSDDGGDEGSKSGGGGEGGGHGGKEKSVLQAKLTKLAIQIGYAGSTIAVLTVIILIIQFCIQTFVIEQKQWRNSYANNLVKHFIIGVTVLVVAVPEGLPLAVTLSLAYSVKKMMKDNNLVRHLDACETMGNATAICSDKTGTLTTNRMTVVQSYICEKLCLVTPRFSDIPRVVGEAIVDGIALNSAYTSGLMPGQNPGDPLQQVGNKTECALLGFVNGLGRNYQTIRDANPEDSFTRVYTFNSVRKSMSTVVPKPNGGGYRVFSKGASEIILKKCAFIYGQDGVLEKFTRDMQERLLHQVIEPMACDGLRTICIAFRDFVPGKPNINEVHYDGEPNWDDEENIISNLTCLCVVGIEDPVRPEVPEAIRKCQRAGITVRMVTGDNINTARSIATKCGILRPQDDFLILEGKEFNRRIRDSNGDIQQHLLDKVWPKLRVLARSSPTDKYNLVKGIIDSKVSASREVVAVTGDGTNDGPALKKADVGFAMGIAGTDVAKEASDIILTDDNFSSIVKAVMWGRNVYDSIAKFLQFQLTVNVVAVIVAFIGACAVQDSPLKAVQMLWMNLIMDTLASLALATEMPTPDLLLRKPYGRTKPLISRTMMKNILGQAVYQLVIVFGLLFVGDWFLDIESGRGQPLNSEATQHFTIIFNVFVFMTLFNELNARKIHGQRNIFQGLFTNPIFYSIWIITLVSQVFIIQFGKVAFSTKALNMEQWLWSVFFGLGTLIWGQIVTSIPTRKMPKKMAWGRGHPESEYTEAIRLGEERYETMDNDKKPRAGQILWIRGLTRLQTQLRVVRAFRSTLEDLEERRSIHSLHSLRSSRSHPGGMSTSGTMTSQGLSNLLYPPGSNIQTGRLIEKFAVWTKSTTV; encoded by the exons ATGGCGACTATCGATGGACGACCGGCCCAGTACCAGATCACGCAGAAGAATCTGCGAGAGATCATGGAGCACCGGGGCCGGGAAGCGGTAGCAAAGGTGAACGAGTACGGCGGCGTGGGGGACATCTGCCGCAAGCTGTACACCTCTCCGAACGAGGGGCTGAGCGGATCGACAGCCGACATTGACCATCGGCGGGAAACGTTCGGCTCGAACGTGATCCCGCCGAAACCGCCCAAATCCTTCCTGACGCTCGTCTGGGAGGCGCTGCAGGACGTGACGCTGATCATCCTGGAAATTGCGGCCATCATTTCGCTCCTGCTGTCGTTCTACCAGCCCGCGGACGACGACGAACCGGTGGTGCAGGACGAGGAGGAACATTACTCGTGGATCGAAGGTCTGGCCATCCTCGTGTCGGTGTTTGTAGTGGTCGTCGTGACGGCATTCAACGACTACTCGAAGGAGAAACAGTTCCGTGGTCTGCAGTCCCGCATCGAGGGCGAGCACAAGTTCTCGGTCATTCGCGGTGGCGACGCGGTCCAGGTGAACATTGGCGACATCGTGGTGGGTGACATCTGCCAGATCAAGTACGGTGATTTGCTGCCGGCCGACGGTATTCTGATTCAGAGCAACGATCTGAAGGTGGACGAATCGTCGCTGACCGGTGAGTCGGACCACGTGAAGAAGAACGAGTCGACCGACCCGATCGTGCTGTCCGGCACGCACGTAATGGAGGGCAGCGGCAAGATGGTGGTGACGGCGGTCGGCGTAAACTCGCAGGCCGGCATCATTTTCACACTGCTCGGTGCGGCCGTCGATGAGCACGAGGCCGCCgccaagcagaagaagaaggaggcgAAGAAGGCGAAGAAGGCGGCCGGTGCAAAGGACGAAATCACCAACAACAGCCACGGCCATCCGCAGGGCATCCGCAGCCAGACGACGGTCGACTCCATCACCTCGGACGATGGTGGCGACGAGGGCAGCAagagcggcggcggcggcgaagGTGGCGGCCACGGCGGCAAGGAAAAGTCGGTGCTGCAGGCCAAGCTGACCAAGCTGGCCATCCAGATCGGGTACGCCGGTTCGACGATTGCCGTGCTGACGGtgatcatcctcatcatccaGTTCTGCATCCAGACGTTCGTAATCGAACAGAAGCAGTGGCGCAACTCGTACGCGAACAATCTGGTGAAGCACTTCATCATCGGTGTGACGGTGCTGGTCGTGGCCGTGCCGGAGGGTCTCCCGCTGGCCGTCACCCTGTCGCTCGCCTACTCggtgaagaagatgatgaaggACAACAACCTGGTGCGGCACTTGGACGCGTGCGAAACGATGGGTAACGCGACGGCGATCTGCTCCGACAAGACGGGCACGCTCACCACCAACCGGATGACGGTGGTGCAGTCGTACATCTGCGAGAAGCTGTGCCTGGTAACGCCCCGGTTCTCGGACATACCACGCGTGGTCGGCGAAGCGATCGTCGATGGCATTGCGCTCAATTCGGCGTACACGTCCGGCCTGATGCCCGGGCAGAATCCGGGCGATCCGCTGCAGCAGGTCGGCAACAAGACCGAATGCGCGCTGCTCGGCTTCGTGAACGGGCTCGGCCGCAACTACCAGACGATCCGGGACGCCAACCCGGAGGACTCGTTCACGCGCGTGTACACGTTCAACTCGGTGCGCAAATCGATGAGCACGGTCGTGCCGAAGCCGAACGGCGGCGGCTACCGCGTCTTCAGCAAGGGCGCCTCGGAGATCATACTGAAGAAATGTGCCTTCATCTACGGGCAGGACGGGGTGCTAGAAAAGTTCACCCGCGATATGCAGGAGCGCCTGCTGCACCAGGTAATCGAGCCGATGGCGTGCGACGGGCTGCGCACAATCTGCATCGCGTTCCGCGACTTCGTGCCCGGCAAGCCGAACATCAACGAGGTGCACTACGACGGCGAGCCTAACTGGGACGACGAGGAGAACATCATCAGCAATCTGACGTGCCTGTGCGTGGTCGGCATCGAGGATCCGGTGCGGCCGGAGGTGCCGGAAGCCATCCGCAAGTGCCAGCGGGCCGGCATCACGGTACGCATGGTGACGGGCGACAACATCAACACGGCGCGCTCGATCGCGACCAAGTGCGGCATCCTGCGGCCACAGGACGACTTCCTGATCTTGGAGGGTAAGGAGTTTAACCGGCGCATCCGCGACAGCAACGGCGACATACAGCAGCACCTGCTGGACAAGGTGTGGCCGAAGCTGCGTGTGCTGGCCCGCTCGTCGCCCACGGACAAGTACAACCTGGTGAAGGGTATCATCGACAGCAAGGTGTCGGCGAGCCGCGAGGTGGTGGCCGTCACCGGCGACGGTACGAACGATGGGCCCGCGCTCAAGAAGGCGGACGTCGGGTTCGCGATGGGCATTGCCGGTACCGACGTGGCGAAGGAAGCCTCGGACATCATCCTGACCGACGACAACTTTAGCAGCATCGTGAAGGCGGTCATGTGGGGCCGCAACGTGTACGACTCGATCGCCAAGTTCCTCCAGTTCCAGCTGACCGTCAACGTGGTGGCGGTCATCGTTGCGTTCATCGGTGCCTGTGCCGTGCAGGACTCGCCGCTGAAGGCGGTCCAGATGCTGTGGATGAACCTGATCATGGACACGCTCGCGTCGCTCGCCCTCGCGACGGAGATGCCGACGCCGGACCTGCTGCTGCGAAAGCCGTACGGCCGCACCAAGCCGCTGATCTCGCGAACGATGATGAAGAACATCCTCGGCCAGGCGGTCTACCAGCTGGTGATCGTGTTCGGGCTGCTGTTCGTCGGCGACTGGTTCCTGGATATCGAGTCCGGTCGTGGCCAGCCGCTCAACTCGGAGGCGACGCAGCACTTCACCATCATCTTCAACGTGTTCGTCTTCATGACGCTGTTCAACGAGCTGAACGCGCGCAAGATCcacggccagcggaacatcttCCAGGGCCTGTTTACCAATCCGATCTTCTACTCCATCTGGATCATAACGCTCGTCTCGCAGGTATTCATCATCCAGTTCGGCAAGGTGGCGTTCTCCACCAAAGCGCTGAACATGGAGCAGTGGCTCTGGAGCGTGTTCTTCGGGCTCGGCACACTGATCTGGGGCCAGATCGTGACGAGCATTCCGACGCGCAAGATGCCGAAAAAGATGGCGTGGGGTCGCGGACACCCGGAGTCCGAGTACACCGAGGCGATCCGGCTCGGCGAGGAGCGCTACGAAACGATGGACAATGACAAGAAACCCCGTGCAGGTCAGATATTATGGATCCGCGGCCTTACCCGGCTGCAGACCCAGCTTCGTGTTGTACGTGCATTTCGATCCACATTAGAAGATTTAGAGGAACGCCGTTCCATTCATAGCTTACATAGTCTTAGAAGTTCACGCAGTCATCCCGGAGGCATGAGCACGAGTGGTACAATGACTAGTCAAGGTCTCTCAAATCTCTTATATCCACCAGGTTCCAACATCCAAACCGGCCGGCTAATAG AGAAATTCGCGGTATGGACAAAATCGACAACAGTCTAA
- the LOC120900070 gene encoding plasma membrane calcium-transporting ATPase 1 isoform X5, with product MATIDGRPAQYQITQKNLREIMEHRGREAVAKVNEYGGVGDICRKLYTSPNEGLSGSTADIDHRRETFGSNVIPPKPPKSFLTLVWEALQDVTLIILEIAAIISLLLSFYQPADDDEPVVQDEEEHYSWIEGLAILVSVFVVVVVTAFNDYSKEKQFRGLQSRIEGEHKFSVIRGGDAVQVNIGDIVVGDICQIKYGDLLPADGILIQSNDLKVDESSLTGESDHVKKNESTDPIVLSGTHVMEGSGKMVVTAVGVNSQAGIIFTLLGAAVDEHEAAAKQKKKEAKKAKKAAGAKDEITNNSHGHPQGIRSQTTVDSITSDDGGDEGSKSGGGGEGGGHGGKEKSVLQAKLTKLAIQIGYAGSTIAVLTVIILIIQFCIQTFVIEQKQWRNSYANNLVKHFIIGVTVLVVAVPEGLPLAVTLSLAYSVKKMMKDNNLVRHLDACETMGNATAICSDKTGTLTTNRMTVVQSYICEKLCLVTPRFSDIPRVVGEAIVDGIALNSAYTSGLMPGQNPGDPLQQVGNKTECALLGFVNGLGRNYQTIRDANPEDSFTRVYTFNSVRKSMSTVVPKPNGGGYRVFSKGASEIILKKCAFIYGQDGVLEKFTRDMQERLLHQVIEPMACDGLRTICIAFRDFVPGKPNINEVHYDGEPNWDDEENIISNLTCLCVVGIEDPVRPEVPEAIRKCQRAGITVRMVTGDNINTARSIATKCGILRPQDDFLILEGKEFNRRIRDSNGDIQQHLLDKVWPKLRVLARSSPTDKYNLVKGIIDSKVSASREVVAVTGDGTNDGPALKKADVGFAMGIAGTDVAKEASDIILTDDNFSSIVKAVMWGRNVYDSIAKFLQFQLTVNVVAVIVAFIGACAVQDSPLKAVQMLWMNLIMDTLASLALATEMPTPDLLLRKPYGRTKPLISRTMMKNILGQAVYQLVIVFGLLFVGDWFLDIESGRGQPLNSEATQHFTIIFNVFVFMTLFNELNARKIHGQRNIFQGLFTNPIFYSIWIITLVSQVFIIQFGKVAFSTKALNMEQWLWSVFFGLGTLIWGQIVTSIPTRKMPKKMAWGRGHPESEYTEAIRLGEERYETMDNDKKPRAGSNIQTGRLIGTNVGDLKYIDEDQRLHNNQHIIEKFAVWTKSTTV from the exons ATGGCGACTATCGATGGACGACCGGCCCAGTACCAGATCACGCAGAAGAATCTGCGAGAGATCATGGAGCACCGGGGCCGGGAAGCGGTAGCAAAGGTGAACGAGTACGGCGGCGTGGGGGACATCTGCCGCAAGCTGTACACCTCTCCGAACGAGGGGCTGAGCGGATCGACAGCCGACATTGACCATCGGCGGGAAACGTTCGGCTCGAACGTGATCCCGCCGAAACCGCCCAAATCCTTCCTGACGCTCGTCTGGGAGGCGCTGCAGGACGTGACGCTGATCATCCTGGAAATTGCGGCCATCATTTCGCTCCTGCTGTCGTTCTACCAGCCCGCGGACGACGACGAACCGGTGGTGCAGGACGAGGAGGAACATTACTCGTGGATCGAAGGTCTGGCCATCCTCGTGTCGGTGTTTGTAGTGGTCGTCGTGACGGCATTCAACGACTACTCGAAGGAGAAACAGTTCCGTGGTCTGCAGTCCCGCATCGAGGGCGAGCACAAGTTCTCGGTCATTCGCGGTGGCGACGCGGTCCAGGTGAACATTGGCGACATCGTGGTGGGTGACATCTGCCAGATCAAGTACGGTGATTTGCTGCCGGCCGACGGTATTCTGATTCAGAGCAACGATCTGAAGGTGGACGAATCGTCGCTGACCGGTGAGTCGGACCACGTGAAGAAGAACGAGTCGACCGACCCGATCGTGCTGTCCGGCACGCACGTAATGGAGGGCAGCGGCAAGATGGTGGTGACGGCGGTCGGCGTAAACTCGCAGGCCGGCATCATTTTCACACTGCTCGGTGCGGCCGTCGATGAGCACGAGGCCGCCgccaagcagaagaagaaggaggcgAAGAAGGCGAAGAAGGCGGCCGGTGCAAAGGACGAAATCACCAACAACAGCCACGGCCATCCGCAGGGCATCCGCAGCCAGACGACGGTCGACTCCATCACCTCGGACGATGGTGGCGACGAGGGCAGCAagagcggcggcggcggcgaagGTGGCGGCCACGGCGGCAAGGAAAAGTCGGTGCTGCAGGCCAAGCTGACCAAGCTGGCCATCCAGATCGGGTACGCCGGTTCGACGATTGCCGTGCTGACGGtgatcatcctcatcatccaGTTCTGCATCCAGACGTTCGTAATCGAACAGAAGCAGTGGCGCAACTCGTACGCGAACAATCTGGTGAAGCACTTCATCATCGGTGTGACGGTGCTGGTCGTGGCCGTGCCGGAGGGTCTCCCGCTGGCCGTCACCCTGTCGCTCGCCTACTCggtgaagaagatgatgaaggACAACAACCTGGTGCGGCACTTGGACGCGTGCGAAACGATGGGTAACGCGACGGCGATCTGCTCCGACAAGACGGGCACGCTCACCACCAACCGGATGACGGTGGTGCAGTCGTACATCTGCGAGAAGCTGTGCCTGGTAACGCCCCGGTTCTCGGACATACCACGCGTGGTCGGCGAAGCGATCGTCGATGGCATTGCGCTCAATTCGGCGTACACGTCCGGCCTGATGCCCGGGCAGAATCCGGGCGATCCGCTGCAGCAGGTCGGCAACAAGACCGAATGCGCGCTGCTCGGCTTCGTGAACGGGCTCGGCCGCAACTACCAGACGATCCGGGACGCCAACCCGGAGGACTCGTTCACGCGCGTGTACACGTTCAACTCGGTGCGCAAATCGATGAGCACGGTCGTGCCGAAGCCGAACGGCGGCGGCTACCGCGTCTTCAGCAAGGGCGCCTCGGAGATCATACTGAAGAAATGTGCCTTCATCTACGGGCAGGACGGGGTGCTAGAAAAGTTCACCCGCGATATGCAGGAGCGCCTGCTGCACCAGGTAATCGAGCCGATGGCGTGCGACGGGCTGCGCACAATCTGCATCGCGTTCCGCGACTTCGTGCCCGGCAAGCCGAACATCAACGAGGTGCACTACGACGGCGAGCCTAACTGGGACGACGAGGAGAACATCATCAGCAATCTGACGTGCCTGTGCGTGGTCGGCATCGAGGATCCGGTGCGGCCGGAGGTGCCGGAAGCCATCCGCAAGTGCCAGCGGGCCGGCATCACGGTACGCATGGTGACGGGCGACAACATCAACACGGCGCGCTCGATCGCGACCAAGTGCGGCATCCTGCGGCCACAGGACGACTTCCTGATCTTGGAGGGTAAGGAGTTTAACCGGCGCATCCGCGACAGCAACGGCGACATACAGCAGCACCTGCTGGACAAGGTGTGGCCGAAGCTGCGTGTGCTGGCCCGCTCGTCGCCCACGGACAAGTACAACCTGGTGAAGGGTATCATCGACAGCAAGGTGTCGGCGAGCCGCGAGGTGGTGGCCGTCACCGGCGACGGTACGAACGATGGGCCCGCGCTCAAGAAGGCGGACGTCGGGTTCGCGATGGGCATTGCCGGTACCGACGTGGCGAAGGAAGCCTCGGACATCATCCTGACCGACGACAACTTTAGCAGCATCGTGAAGGCGGTCATGTGGGGCCGCAACGTGTACGACTCGATCGCCAAGTTCCTCCAGTTCCAGCTGACCGTCAACGTGGTGGCGGTCATCGTTGCGTTCATCGGTGCCTGTGCCGTGCAGGACTCGCCGCTGAAGGCGGTCCAGATGCTGTGGATGAACCTGATCATGGACACGCTCGCGTCGCTCGCCCTCGCGACGGAGATGCCGACGCCGGACCTGCTGCTGCGAAAGCCGTACGGCCGCACCAAGCCGCTGATCTCGCGAACGATGATGAAGAACATCCTCGGCCAGGCGGTCTACCAGCTGGTGATCGTGTTCGGGCTGCTGTTCGTCGGCGACTGGTTCCTGGATATCGAGTCCGGTCGTGGCCAGCCGCTCAACTCGGAGGCGACGCAGCACTTCACCATCATCTTCAACGTGTTCGTCTTCATGACGCTGTTCAACGAGCTGAACGCGCGCAAGATCcacggccagcggaacatcttCCAGGGCCTGTTTACCAATCCGATCTTCTACTCCATCTGGATCATAACGCTCGTCTCGCAGGTATTCATCATCCAGTTCGGCAAGGTGGCGTTCTCCACCAAAGCGCTGAACATGGAGCAGTGGCTCTGGAGCGTGTTCTTCGGGCTCGGCACACTGATCTGGGGCCAGATCGTGACGAGCATTCCGACGCGCAAGATGCCGAAAAAGATGGCGTGGGGTCGCGGACACCCGGAGTCCGAGTACACCGAGGCGATCCGGCTCGGCGAGGAGCGCTACGAAACGATGGACAATGACAAGAAACCCCGTGCAG GTTCCAACATCCAAACCGGCCGGCTAATAGGTACTAATGTTGGCGATCTTAAGTATATTGATGAAGATCAAAGACTTCATAATAATCAGCATATTATAG AGAAATTCGCGGTATGGACAAAATCGACAACAGTCTAA
- the LOC120900070 gene encoding plasma membrane calcium-transporting ATPase 2 isoform X1: MATIDGRPAQYQITQKNLREIMEHRGREAVAKVNEYGGVGDICRKLYTSPNEGLSGSTADIDHRRETFGSNVIPPKPPKSFLTLVWEALQDVTLIILEIAAIISLLLSFYQPADDDEPVVQDEEEHYSWIEGLAILVSVFVVVVVTAFNDYSKEKQFRGLQSRIEGEHKFSVIRGGDAVQVNIGDIVVGDICQIKYGDLLPADGILIQSNDLKVDESSLTGESDHVKKNESTDPIVLSGTHVMEGSGKMVVTAVGVNSQAGIIFTLLGAAVDEHEAAAKQKKKEAKKAKKAAGAKDEITNNSHGHPQGIRSQTTVDSITSDDGGDEGSKSGGGGEGGGHGGKEKSVLQAKLTKLAIQIGYAGSTIAVLTVIILIIQFCIQTFVIEQKQWRNSYANNLVKHFIIGVTVLVVAVPEGLPLAVTLSLAYSVKKMMKDNNLVRHLDACETMGNATAICSDKTGTLTTNRMTVVQSYICEKLCLVTPRFSDIPRVVGEAIVDGIALNSAYTSGLMPGQNPGDPLQQVGNKTECALLGFVNGLGRNYQTIRDANPEDSFTRVYTFNSVRKSMSTVVPKPNGGGYRVFSKGASEIILKKCAFIYGQDGVLEKFTRDMQERLLHQVIEPMACDGLRTICIAFRDFVPGKPNINEVHYDGEPNWDDEENIISNLTCLCVVGIEDPVRPEVPEAIRKCQRAGITVRMVTGDNINTARSIATKCGILRPQDDFLILEGKEFNRRIRDSNGDIQQHLLDKVWPKLRVLARSSPTDKYNLVKGIIDSKVSASREVVAVTGDGTNDGPALKKADVGFAMGIAGTDVAKEASDIILTDDNFSSIVKAVMWGRNVYDSIAKFLQFQLTVNVVAVIVAFIGACAVQDSPLKAVQMLWMNLIMDTLASLALATEMPTPDLLLRKPYGRTKPLISRTMMKNILGQAVYQLVIVFGLLFVGDWFLDIESGRGQPLNSEATQHFTIIFNVFVFMTLFNELNARKIHGQRNIFQGLFTNPIFYSIWIITLVSQVFIIQFGKVAFSTKALNMEQWLWSVFFGLGTLIWGQIVTSIPTRKMPKKMAWGRGHPESEYTEAIRLGEERYETMDNDKKPRAGQILWIRGLTRLQTQLRVVRAFRSTLEDLEERRSIHSLHSLRSSRSHPGGMSTSGTMTSQGLSNLLYPPGSNIQTGRLIGTNVGDLKYIDEDQRLHNNQHIIEKFAVWTKSTTV, from the exons ATGGCGACTATCGATGGACGACCGGCCCAGTACCAGATCACGCAGAAGAATCTGCGAGAGATCATGGAGCACCGGGGCCGGGAAGCGGTAGCAAAGGTGAACGAGTACGGCGGCGTGGGGGACATCTGCCGCAAGCTGTACACCTCTCCGAACGAGGGGCTGAGCGGATCGACAGCCGACATTGACCATCGGCGGGAAACGTTCGGCTCGAACGTGATCCCGCCGAAACCGCCCAAATCCTTCCTGACGCTCGTCTGGGAGGCGCTGCAGGACGTGACGCTGATCATCCTGGAAATTGCGGCCATCATTTCGCTCCTGCTGTCGTTCTACCAGCCCGCGGACGACGACGAACCGGTGGTGCAGGACGAGGAGGAACATTACTCGTGGATCGAAGGTCTGGCCATCCTCGTGTCGGTGTTTGTAGTGGTCGTCGTGACGGCATTCAACGACTACTCGAAGGAGAAACAGTTCCGTGGTCTGCAGTCCCGCATCGAGGGCGAGCACAAGTTCTCGGTCATTCGCGGTGGCGACGCGGTCCAGGTGAACATTGGCGACATCGTGGTGGGTGACATCTGCCAGATCAAGTACGGTGATTTGCTGCCGGCCGACGGTATTCTGATTCAGAGCAACGATCTGAAGGTGGACGAATCGTCGCTGACCGGTGAGTCGGACCACGTGAAGAAGAACGAGTCGACCGACCCGATCGTGCTGTCCGGCACGCACGTAATGGAGGGCAGCGGCAAGATGGTGGTGACGGCGGTCGGCGTAAACTCGCAGGCCGGCATCATTTTCACACTGCTCGGTGCGGCCGTCGATGAGCACGAGGCCGCCgccaagcagaagaagaaggaggcgAAGAAGGCGAAGAAGGCGGCCGGTGCAAAGGACGAAATCACCAACAACAGCCACGGCCATCCGCAGGGCATCCGCAGCCAGACGACGGTCGACTCCATCACCTCGGACGATGGTGGCGACGAGGGCAGCAagagcggcggcggcggcgaagGTGGCGGCCACGGCGGCAAGGAAAAGTCGGTGCTGCAGGCCAAGCTGACCAAGCTGGCCATCCAGATCGGGTACGCCGGTTCGACGATTGCCGTGCTGACGGtgatcatcctcatcatccaGTTCTGCATCCAGACGTTCGTAATCGAACAGAAGCAGTGGCGCAACTCGTACGCGAACAATCTGGTGAAGCACTTCATCATCGGTGTGACGGTGCTGGTCGTGGCCGTGCCGGAGGGTCTCCCGCTGGCCGTCACCCTGTCGCTCGCCTACTCggtgaagaagatgatgaaggACAACAACCTGGTGCGGCACTTGGACGCGTGCGAAACGATGGGTAACGCGACGGCGATCTGCTCCGACAAGACGGGCACGCTCACCACCAACCGGATGACGGTGGTGCAGTCGTACATCTGCGAGAAGCTGTGCCTGGTAACGCCCCGGTTCTCGGACATACCACGCGTGGTCGGCGAAGCGATCGTCGATGGCATTGCGCTCAATTCGGCGTACACGTCCGGCCTGATGCCCGGGCAGAATCCGGGCGATCCGCTGCAGCAGGTCGGCAACAAGACCGAATGCGCGCTGCTCGGCTTCGTGAACGGGCTCGGCCGCAACTACCAGACGATCCGGGACGCCAACCCGGAGGACTCGTTCACGCGCGTGTACACGTTCAACTCGGTGCGCAAATCGATGAGCACGGTCGTGCCGAAGCCGAACGGCGGCGGCTACCGCGTCTTCAGCAAGGGCGCCTCGGAGATCATACTGAAGAAATGTGCCTTCATCTACGGGCAGGACGGGGTGCTAGAAAAGTTCACCCGCGATATGCAGGAGCGCCTGCTGCACCAGGTAATCGAGCCGATGGCGTGCGACGGGCTGCGCACAATCTGCATCGCGTTCCGCGACTTCGTGCCCGGCAAGCCGAACATCAACGAGGTGCACTACGACGGCGAGCCTAACTGGGACGACGAGGAGAACATCATCAGCAATCTGACGTGCCTGTGCGTGGTCGGCATCGAGGATCCGGTGCGGCCGGAGGTGCCGGAAGCCATCCGCAAGTGCCAGCGGGCCGGCATCACGGTACGCATGGTGACGGGCGACAACATCAACACGGCGCGCTCGATCGCGACCAAGTGCGGCATCCTGCGGCCACAGGACGACTTCCTGATCTTGGAGGGTAAGGAGTTTAACCGGCGCATCCGCGACAGCAACGGCGACATACAGCAGCACCTGCTGGACAAGGTGTGGCCGAAGCTGCGTGTGCTGGCCCGCTCGTCGCCCACGGACAAGTACAACCTGGTGAAGGGTATCATCGACAGCAAGGTGTCGGCGAGCCGCGAGGTGGTGGCCGTCACCGGCGACGGTACGAACGATGGGCCCGCGCTCAAGAAGGCGGACGTCGGGTTCGCGATGGGCATTGCCGGTACCGACGTGGCGAAGGAAGCCTCGGACATCATCCTGACCGACGACAACTTTAGCAGCATCGTGAAGGCGGTCATGTGGGGCCGCAACGTGTACGACTCGATCGCCAAGTTCCTCCAGTTCCAGCTGACCGTCAACGTGGTGGCGGTCATCGTTGCGTTCATCGGTGCCTGTGCCGTGCAGGACTCGCCGCTGAAGGCGGTCCAGATGCTGTGGATGAACCTGATCATGGACACGCTCGCGTCGCTCGCCCTCGCGACGGAGATGCCGACGCCGGACCTGCTGCTGCGAAAGCCGTACGGCCGCACCAAGCCGCTGATCTCGCGAACGATGATGAAGAACATCCTCGGCCAGGCGGTCTACCAGCTGGTGATCGTGTTCGGGCTGCTGTTCGTCGGCGACTGGTTCCTGGATATCGAGTCCGGTCGTGGCCAGCCGCTCAACTCGGAGGCGACGCAGCACTTCACCATCATCTTCAACGTGTTCGTCTTCATGACGCTGTTCAACGAGCTGAACGCGCGCAAGATCcacggccagcggaacatcttCCAGGGCCTGTTTACCAATCCGATCTTCTACTCCATCTGGATCATAACGCTCGTCTCGCAGGTATTCATCATCCAGTTCGGCAAGGTGGCGTTCTCCACCAAAGCGCTGAACATGGAGCAGTGGCTCTGGAGCGTGTTCTTCGGGCTCGGCACACTGATCTGGGGCCAGATCGTGACGAGCATTCCGACGCGCAAGATGCCGAAAAAGATGGCGTGGGGTCGCGGACACCCGGAGTCCGAGTACACCGAGGCGATCCGGCTCGGCGAGGAGCGCTACGAAACGATGGACAATGACAAGAAACCCCGTGCAGGTCAGATATTATGGATCCGCGGCCTTACCCGGCTGCAGACCCAGCTTCGTGTTGTACGTGCATTTCGATCCACATTAGAAGATTTAGAGGAACGCCGTTCCATTCATAGCTTACATAGTCTTAGAAGTTCACGCAGTCATCCCGGAGGCATGAGCACGAGTGGTACAATGACTAGTCAAGGTCTCTCAAATCTCTTATATCCACCAGGTTCCAACATCCAAACCGGCCGGCTAATAGGTACTAATGTTGGCGATCTTAAGTATATTGATGAAGATCAAAGACTTCATAATAATCAGCATATTATAG AGAAATTCGCGGTATGGACAAAATCGACAACAGTCTAA